CGTGGCTAGAAGACGACCAGTTGCTTCGGCCtggggaaaagagaaaaagagcgGGGGATCAGGGGGAGGGGAAGCCGGGAAGGGAGGAATTGAGCGAAGCGCCCAACTGCCGAGGGGAAGCGATCATGGGAACTGTTCTTGACTCGCACTTCCTTGCCCTCACTGCCATCGTCACTGTGCGTTCGGcatgaactctctctctctccctccctttctttctgtctctgtgtgtgtgtgcattgatGGTTTGGGATTCTTGGCTTGTGGCAGATTGGATACCAGTTCCTCTTCTTCGTCGTCACCGCCTTGCTGAGGTTCGACAAGGTCACCGACTTCGCTGGTAACGGACTCCTCTTCCAAACCCATCCgcacttctccttctcttttgttttaCCGTTTTCGACGGCAGGGGAAAGCCATGAGTATCGCTCGCCAAGCGGACTCGACAAGTGGATGCTTTCCCCATCGCTTCTTGCCGTTTCCATTGTTGATAAGGTGCGTTTTGAATGCAGAAGGGGACCTTCCGTTGAGAAGTTTTTCTGTTTGGGAAAATCTGTAGGTCTCTAGGTCTTTTGGCCTCATACAAACATGATGACTTTCTTCTAAGACGAAATTATCCAGTGTTCTTCCTATCCAAAATAAATGAACTGAAAAGGAATACTGTGAGAAGTGAGACTATATCCACGGGTAACGCTATCATCTGAACAAATTTCTAGGCATTCGGATGGCCCCATATGGATTTTTCCGGCACTTTGTAGTTTGTATATATTTAGTAAATCTGGACGTTTGGTATTGTCGCTGCAAAAAGGCCTCCGTAAGTCCTTTATTTACCTGcaacaaataaattaaatttttctgGACATCTCGCTTGTTCCGGCTCGTACTTGTCAAGTTTGCCGTTAAGCTGCTTCTTTCATTTCGTTTGAGAAGCTTTTGATTAAAGGAAATGACTCAAAACCTTTACTAATGATTTTTTGAACTAGGAACTTGCTTTTCAAGGTAAAACGGAAGAATTGTTTTAGcagaagaatgaaaatgaacataTTATTTATTATCGTCGTTTAAGATGAGCTGCATTATGCAAGAGTAACGCGAACAAAGCAgtgcttttacatttttcataaatGTACGTCGTGgcaatgtgatttttttttttttttctcaagggaGACGTAGCACAACTCTATCTCCGCTAGAATTGGCAacaaaagtaaaataataaagTTGATCATTGCATTTTCAGAAATGCAAATGCAGATTGTTTCTCTGTTTCTTCTTGTCAAACTATTCGCGTTGTTGTTTTAGCCATTTTAATCAGTTGAGCAAACGACGTTGCATATAGCTACTTTAATCAGGGGAATGGGGGACGCCTTCGGGCTTTTTTTATGAacagtgggttgttaacctcccAAATACTAAGTTAAACTCATATGTTTCACAGTAACCTTGACATCGTCTTTGGCCGACTGGTATCCTCTGATACCAATGTATCGGCCCTGTCACCGAAACACACAAGGCGATGTGAATCTTGAAAGGTTTCTTGCTACCTTTTTTGTAAATTAGTTTATTAGATTAGCTTCGATATTTTTTTGGATGGAAAAATGGAAGATATGCCAATATGGTCTGTTGTGTATCGCGTCGATGGATACGGCCCCATATCGGTTGACAAAATCATACAGTGCCCCCATTGATACCGATAACACTAGGTTATTGTGAAACGAAAAGGCTCCACCATCATATCCGGAGTATGGGTACAAGATTTCTGAGGAGAAGAAGtaccaaaaaatgaaattgtGCTGGAGCTAAACCGTGTGATCACATGCATGCACGCAAGATACCGTTAACGACTTAAAcgtattttgtttttattttcttcctgtAGTTTAGTACTTTCTTTCTGGTTGAACCTCCATTTTCGGTTCTCGCTTCTCCTTTTCCCTGTcctatctttttctttcgttGCCTCTCCTGCTTTTGACCTTTACTTTTATTAGTGTGGCAAGTTATGCTACATGGCAAAGCGGGTGTACCTCATATCTTCTTCTGCTCATACTTCTTCAATATCTGTATGCCGGTGATTCATTAAAACCCACTTGTTATAATGGCATTCAGTGTTGGTTTTCCTCATCTAATTAAGGCCGCCTTACGTTCTGCTTCTGTAGGCAGCACAAATTTTGTCATCCTCGCCGTATTAACGCTTTGCGTTAGAGGAGTATGGCATTTTAGACaggtaaaattctcaaattttacAGCGAGATATTTTCTTCATATCTGTTCTGTTCATGTTAATTACTTCAACATGGATACATTGTTATGATTGGAAAAGTAGACTACCAGAAAAAATGCAGTAAACTGATGGTAACATAGGGAGATGACCTCGTTTTCTCTTGATCTTAGTGCAACAGATTCATGATATCCTGAAAATCCTTACTTTTCTCAAAAACCATGATTCTCTAATGATATTAAAGTGATGCTTATTAGTTTTCCTCGTATgctttttttactttctttacaTTTTATTGTGCTCATATTACGAAGTTAAATTATGTTTCTTTAGCTGTCagtgacttttctttttttatttgtttcgaATCTTCCGATGGTTTCCCCAGACAAGAAGTTGCTTATCTCAAGCCGTTGATACGAACAAATCTCTTAGATTTACTAGATTCTTGACTCTGTATGCGGACTTATAATACTTTGTCTTGCTATGTGCATTTGTATGACAAATATCATGCTAGTCCTGCACGACTGAGATGATGGGTTTTACTTGTATTCTTCCATATGATAGAGCCATCTTCTATACTAAGAGTGCATGCTGAATGCAGATTCTCATATTAATCATTTGGTCATTGAAGAACGAGCATGCGTTGTGCATTGAGGCGGCAATAGACAACATTCCTTGTTTATCATGATCTGCTAGGGTTAATATATTAGAATGCGCTTACATATTCCGTGTAAACTTACCATTACTTTTCATTCTTCAGGTGGTTTTGAGCTTGCTTGTGGTTGTATGGGGTCTTCGGCTGGGACTCTTTCTGTTAATGAGGTTGGACTATATGATTGCACGGAATTGCCCACATATCTGACTATCTGTTAATGACTGGTTCTGATAGTGGTTGCACCTTGCATATGTGCGCATGGAAAAAGAAAGCCATATATATACCTTCTTTTCTACCTAAATTGTCCTCTCCCTTATGTGTTGTAACTTTTTAAATGGTCTTTCTTTGAATTTCTGTCCTGTCTCATTGCCACTAGGATTCTTAACTGGGGTGAAGACCGGCGGTTTGATGACATGCGGGATAATTTAGGAAAATTAGCTGTATTCTGGATATTCCAGGTTTGATGCATTCAGTGTTGCTTCACACTTGCTTTCCTCTATATGGATTTTCGTTCATTCTGTATTTCATCATCATATTCTTCACTTTTGGCAGGCAGTCTGGGTATGGACTGTAAGTTTGCCTGTAACAATTGTTAATGCTAGTGACATGAACCCTGGGGTCAAAGTCCAGGATATTATCGGGTGGATCATGTGGGTCGTGGGGTTTTCTGTTGAAGCAACAGCAGATCAACAGAAGTTGCAATTTAAAAATTCTCCTGGAAACAGAGGAAACTGGTGCAATGTAGGGCTCTGGAAATTTTCGAGGCATCCAAATTATTTTGGTGAGGTCAGTTGAAATGTAACTCCGGGGTTGCCGTAGCTGGTGGATCTGGAATACCGgatgcctctttttttttttaatgcttttttattttgttcgtCCCCTTATGCATGTTTGCTTGCACATTCAGGCAAACATATAGATGCTTCTAATTACAAGGAAGCACAGAGGCTAAGTTCCGCTTTTTTCTTCTAGTGGCCCACCTTTTTGTGCTAAGTGCTATTCGAACTAGAATCCTGTTGCATTGCAGAGGCCGAGTGTGATGCTTGGATTAGCTGAAGTTATACTAGGCTTAATCTCTCAGTTCCTCCTCACTGTgattatttgttttgatttcaTAATGCATCTAGATTTTGCTTTGGTGGGGCATTTTCGTGGCATCTACACCCGTGCTAGAAGGTGCCGAGTGGCTGGTAGTTGTTGGACCAGCGTTCCTCACATTGTTGCTTCTTTTCATTAGTGGCATCCCACTGCTTGAGGTTTGCTCTATTTGTCGATGTTCTTTGCACACCTATGGAATTATCTGAGGAACTGCTAGACCCTTGATTGATTATCTGCAACGTGATTGCCCACCGGGTTGCAGGATTCATCAGACAAGCGTTTTGGCACCAGGGCAGAGTACCTCTTATACAAAAAAGTAACAAGGTATTTTTGATCCATTATCTTCATACCAATACTCGAAGAAGTGCAATACGTACGACTGACACAGGAAATTGACTGCAGCCCTCTTATTCCTTTACCGCCAACTGTATATGGAGAATTACCGGCATGGTTGAAAAcgtattttctttttgaatttcctATGTACAATCGCAGTCTACCTCAAAGTGAAAGATCAAACTGGTATGGCAATCTAATGCTGGACGATTCACTTGCTTCATAGTAATTGCACACT
Above is a window of Nymphaea colorata isolate Beijing-Zhang1983 chromosome 8, ASM883128v2, whole genome shotgun sequence DNA encoding:
- the LOC116259371 gene encoding uncharacterized protein LOC116259371 isoform X2 — its product is MGTVLDSHFLALTAIVTIGYQFLFFVVTALLRFDKVTDFAGSTNFVILAVLTLCVRGVWHFRQVVLSLLVVVWGLRLGLFLLMRILNWGEDRRFDDMRDNLGKLAVFWIFQAVWVWTVSLPVTIVNASDMNPGVKVQDIIGWIMWVVGFSVEATADQQKLQFKNSPGNRGNWCNVGLWKFSRHPNYFGEILLWWGIFVASTPVLEGAEWLVVVGPAFLTLLLLFISGIPLLEDSSDKRFGTRAEYLLYKKVTSPLIPLPPTVYGELPAWLKTYFLFEFPMYNRSLPQSERSN
- the LOC116259371 gene encoding uncharacterized protein LOC116259371 isoform X1, with the translated sequence MGTVLDSHFLALTAIVTIGYQFLFFVVTALLRFDKVTDFAGSTNFVILAVLTLCVRGVWHFRQVVLSLLVVVWGLRLGLFLLMRILNWGEDRRFDDMRDNLGKLAVFWIFQAVWVWTVSLPVTIVNASDMNPGVKVQDIIGWIMWVVGFSVEATADQQKLQFKNSPGNRGNWCNVGLWKFSRHPNYFGEILLWWGIFVASTPVLEGAEWLVVVGPAFLTLLLLFISGIPLLEDSSDKRFGTRAEYLLYKKVTSPLIPLPPTVYGELPAWLKTYFLFEFPMYNRSLPQSERSNWCRLSAGRTGKAD